One genomic window of Evansella cellulosilytica DSM 2522 includes the following:
- a CDS encoding cation diffusion facilitator family transporter — MVNRFKQAEVATWIGILVNGLLAIIKGIIGWISGSRALIADAAHSASDVAGSIAVLAGLRTAQKPPDKEHPYGHGKAENVATIVVATILIVVGIEILFSSMKVFIGEVPGAPKEIAIVAILFSIIVKELLYQYKNRLAKKINSSALQAEAWHHRSDALSSIAALIGVLSALIGQHLGYPILLYFDPLAGVIVSVLVIKIGFSLAKESSLIMMEQILDDESTKPFFNTALAIEGVKRVDELFARTHGHYIVVDIKVSVDPHISVEEGHFISKEVKKLLLDNHQDIKKVLVHINPYRTV, encoded by the coding sequence ATGGTTAATCGCTTTAAACAAGCTGAGGTTGCCACGTGGATAGGGATACTAGTTAATGGCTTACTAGCTATAATAAAAGGAATTATCGGTTGGATATCAGGTAGTCGTGCACTCATTGCAGACGCTGCTCATTCTGCTTCAGATGTAGCGGGGTCAATCGCAGTTTTAGCAGGATTAAGGACAGCGCAAAAACCACCCGATAAAGAACATCCATATGGTCACGGAAAAGCGGAAAATGTGGCGACAATCGTTGTTGCAACCATATTAATTGTCGTTGGGATTGAAATACTCTTTTCCTCGATGAAAGTATTTATAGGTGAAGTGCCAGGAGCACCTAAAGAAATAGCAATCGTTGCTATTCTATTTTCGATAATAGTAAAGGAACTGTTATATCAATATAAAAATAGATTAGCAAAAAAAATTAATAGTTCAGCATTACAAGCAGAGGCCTGGCATCATCGGTCAGATGCTCTTTCGTCGATAGCTGCTTTGATTGGAGTTTTGTCGGCTTTAATAGGACAGCACTTAGGTTATCCGATATTACTTTATTTTGACCCACTAGCTGGTGTTATCGTTTCCGTATTAGTAATTAAGATAGGATTTTCTTTAGCGAAGGAATCAAGTTTAATTATGATGGAACAAATTCTCGATGATGAAAGTACAAAGCCTTTTTTTAATACTGCGTTGGCGATAGAAGGGGTAAAAAGAGTGGATGAATTGTTTGCTCGAACACATGGACACTATATTGTTGTTGATATTAAAGTGAGTGTAGACCCTCACATTAGTGTAGAAGAGGGACATTTTATTTCAAAAGAAGTAAAAAAATTATTATTAGATAACCATCAAGATATTAAGAAAGTGTTGGTACATATTAACCCGTATCGAACTGTATAA
- the nhaC gene encoding Na+/H+ antiporter NhaC, translating to MKELRGWEALLIVVMILTIIGVSLIHYEAHPHVPIFIVIVFIIGYGLLKRIPWTSLEDGIVKGVKSGIVPIMIFMLIGVLIAVWMESGTIPTLIAYSLQIVSTEFFLPSIFISTAIVGLSIGSAFTTVSTIGVAFIAVGGILGVPLPMVAGAVISGALVGDKMSPLSDTTNLASSVAKSDLFDHIRHMLWVGVPAFVISLILFVVVGRTNTSIQPERMEDMLTSLHETAIVHPIALLPAVCIIVMAILKKSAIPTMVFGIVVGLVTSVILRGDIAIAEWMTLIQNGYNSGAANEELANILDRGGIQSMMWAVSLLLLTLSMGGLLSVLQVIERLIELIQSAVKSTGRLVLSTVLTGIGINVSLGEQYMSVILTGEAYAKRFKEMGHSGKQLSKVLESGGTVINPLIPYGVSGVFMSSVLGVPVLSYLPFVFFCILCPVIIIIYGFTGVSFSKSNNDRL from the coding sequence ATGAAGGAATTAAGAGGATGGGAAGCGCTTCTCATTGTTGTAATGATTTTAACTATAATTGGCGTGTCTTTAATACATTATGAGGCGCACCCACATGTACCGATATTTATCGTTATCGTTTTTATTATAGGGTATGGTTTGTTGAAACGTATACCGTGGACTTCTTTAGAAGACGGTATAGTGAAAGGTGTTAAGTCTGGTATTGTACCAATCATGATATTCATGTTAATCGGCGTGCTTATTGCTGTTTGGATGGAATCAGGCACGATACCGACGTTAATTGCGTATAGTTTACAGATTGTTTCCACGGAATTTTTCTTACCTAGTATTTTTATTTCAACAGCTATTGTTGGATTATCGATTGGAAGTGCATTCACGACAGTATCTACTATCGGTGTTGCTTTTATCGCGGTCGGTGGCATATTAGGAGTTCCGTTGCCGATGGTAGCTGGTGCTGTCATCTCGGGTGCTTTAGTTGGAGATAAAATGTCACCATTATCAGATACAACAAACTTAGCTTCGTCTGTTGCAAAATCTGATCTATTTGATCATATCCGCCATATGTTGTGGGTTGGTGTTCCAGCTTTTGTAATCTCACTTATCCTTTTTGTCGTTGTTGGACGTACGAATACATCTATTCAACCAGAAAGAATGGAAGATATGCTTACTTCCTTACATGAAACAGCGATCGTTCATCCTATTGCTCTTTTGCCGGCTGTATGTATTATCGTTATGGCGATCTTAAAAAAATCAGCAATTCCAACGATGGTTTTCGGTATAGTAGTAGGATTAGTAACATCCGTTATTTTACGTGGAGATATCGCGATAGCAGAATGGATGACGCTAATTCAAAATGGATACAATTCGGGTGCAGCAAATGAAGAGTTAGCAAACATACTAGATCGCGGTGGCATTCAAAGCATGATGTGGGCTGTTTCGTTACTGTTATTAACATTAAGTATGGGAGGGTTATTATCAGTTCTTCAAGTGATTGAACGGTTAATTGAACTAATTCAAAGTGCGGTTAAGTCCACTGGAAGACTTGTTCTTTCTACCGTTTTGACTGGTATCGGAATTAATGTTAGTCTTGGTGAACAATATATGTCGGTCATTTTGACAGGAGAAGCTTACGCGAAGCGTTTCAAAGAGATGGGTCATTCTGGGAAGCAGCTATCAAAGGTACTAGAGTCTGGAGGAACCGTTATCAACCCCTTAATTCCATACGGAGTTAGTGGTGTGTTTATGTCTAGTGTTTTAGGTGTGCCTGTTCTTTCTTACTTACCATTTGTATTTTTCTGTATACTTTGTCCTGTCATCATTATTATTTATGGATTTACTGGTGTAAGCTTTTCGAAAAGTAACAATGATAGACTTTAA
- a CDS encoding helix-turn-helix transcriptional regulator, translating to MNKLYEYRVLRRLSQKSVSKELGISQPFLSMLETGAKKPSREMFDKIEKLIKG from the coding sequence ATGAATAAACTGTATGAATATCGAGTGTTGAGACGGCTTTCACAGAAAAGTGTCTCGAAGGAGCTAGGGATTAGTCAGCCATTTTTGAGCATGTTGGAAACTGGTGCTAAAAAGCCTTCAAGAGAAATGTTCGATAAGATTGAGAAATTAATAAAAGGTTAA
- a CDS encoding HNH endonuclease codes for MISKEILDNTAPLPEFDQHYRVDLEKGRIYSLVTKRWLGEKAQGIRKNEYKMTTLKRNDGYNIRMYVHEVVYSAGSQQTKSEWREKSFTTDKDGKLIPFPLTVNHKNRNKHDNAYSNLILCPHKQQFTPDVIEDIVSKRKRLTKDEVIMIRQEFLEWEGTKTDFCLMMKDIVGVSFNTIESIINYKSHKNVKLEGDE; via the coding sequence ATGATTTCAAAAGAAATATTAGATAATACAGCTCCATTGCCTGAGTTTGATCAGCATTACAGAGTAGACCTAGAAAAAGGGCGTATTTACAGTTTAGTTACTAAAAGATGGCTAGGGGAAAAAGCACAAGGGATTAGGAAAAATGAGTATAAAATGACTACTCTTAAGCGAAATGACGGATATAATATTAGAATGTATGTTCACGAAGTGGTTTATTCAGCTGGTTCACAACAAACAAAAAGTGAATGGAGAGAAAAATCATTTACTACTGATAAAGATGGTAAATTAATTCCCTTCCCATTAACTGTAAATCATAAAAACAGGAATAAGCACGATAACGCATATTCTAATTTAATTTTATGTCCACATAAGCAGCAATTTACACCAGATGTAATTGAGGATATAGTGAGTAAGCGAAAACGATTGACTAAAGATGAAGTCATAATGATCCGTCAAGAGTTTTTAGAATGGGAAGGAACTAAGACAGATTTTTGCCTAATGATGAAAGACATTGTTGGTGTTTCTTTTAATACAATCGAATCTATTATAAATTATAAATCACATAAGAATGTAAAGTTAGAAGGTGATGAGTAA
- a CDS encoding type II toxin-antitoxin system PemK/MazF family toxin: protein MVYINTNSQEATNATTIKILNQLHKSVMMKDKDTTRKLLFWLNTWSTDYLRNENNFNYQELLSYKRGMVVKADFGFKVGSEQGGLHYALIIENENSKSNKTVTVIPLGSLPDNKTPEDIDQKYEVFLGYSLFKEDIQKSQSTLSKKTSLIRKLSDEGKNTDKVQKDIDKLSKKIKDYQKGTVAILSQICALSKIRIHTPKDSGDELYNFRLDNKYLDEIDNKLLELYTNKESIVKSLTSK, encoded by the coding sequence ATGGTATATATTAATACAAATAGTCAGGAAGCAACTAATGCTACCACAATAAAAATTCTGAATCAGCTTCATAAGTCAGTAATGATGAAAGATAAAGATACTACTCGAAAATTACTATTTTGGTTAAACACATGGAGCACAGACTATCTGAGAAATGAAAATAATTTTAATTATCAAGAGCTACTTTCTTATAAAAGGGGAATGGTTGTCAAAGCTGACTTTGGATTTAAAGTTGGAAGCGAACAAGGTGGTTTACATTATGCACTAATAATTGAAAATGAGAATTCTAAATCGAATAAGACAGTTACAGTAATACCTCTTGGATCATTGCCTGATAATAAAACTCCAGAAGACATCGATCAAAAATATGAAGTGTTTTTAGGATATTCTTTATTTAAAGAAGATATACAAAAAAGCCAATCGACTTTAAGCAAAAAGACATCTTTAATAAGAAAATTGAGTGATGAGGGTAAAAATACAGATAAGGTTCAAAAAGATATTGATAAACTAAGCAAGAAAATTAAGGATTATCAAAAAGGGACAGTAGCAATTCTTAGTCAAATATGTGCTTTAAGTAAAATTAGAATTCATACCCCTAAAGATTCTGGAGATGAGTTGTATAATTTTAGATTAGATAATAAATACTTAGATGAAATTGATAATAAACTATTAGAACTTTATACTAATAAAGAATCTATAGTAAAATCATTGACATCCAAGTAA
- a CDS encoding phage terminase small subunit P27 family: MSGKNRQPLSVIQGKGRKHLTKNEIKEREEQEAALKGNTDNIVAPSYLTKSQKEEFDQIANELVRLQIFSNLDVDALARYIDSRDQYIKIVRLLRSTKPKDDFKEYAQIQRSKNLLFNECRSSAGDLGLTITSRLKLVLPKTDDEKPKSKWEKFK, from the coding sequence ATGAGTGGAAAAAATAGACAACCATTATCAGTAATACAGGGAAAAGGAAGAAAGCACTTAACTAAAAATGAAATTAAAGAACGAGAAGAACAAGAAGCGGCACTTAAAGGAAACACTGACAATATTGTTGCTCCTAGTTATTTAACTAAAAGTCAAAAAGAAGAGTTTGACCAAATTGCAAATGAACTAGTTAGGCTTCAGATATTTAGTAATTTAGACGTGGATGCATTAGCGAGATATATAGACTCTCGTGATCAATACATAAAGATTGTAAGGTTATTAAGGTCAACTAAGCCTAAAGATGATTTTAAAGAATACGCCCAAATACAACGTAGTAAAAATTTACTGTTTAATGAGTGTCGTTCATCTGCCGGTGATCTCGGTCTTACGATTACATCTCGATTAAAGTTAGTTCTCCCGAAAACAGATGATGAAAAACCTAAAAGCAAATGGGAAAAGTTTAAATGA
- a CDS encoding terminase large subunit produces MIVDRATQYARNVIEGREIAGELEKLACKRHLNDLERQGTKEFPYIWDVEQANEILDFAETLTLAEGDEPAPLKLYDFQCFMFGSWNGWLTLEGHRRFRTSYVQLARQQGKSLGNAVPSLYYGNFTTYQYPQLYTVATKEQQAKIVLKECYKFINADKELSGTKVEKGLFTIKDYKSEIECNLTNGLIKALGRDTDTIDGFRPYFASVDEYHKHKTNQMYKLLSDGTKKLKSCLVSVITTAGFELTSPCKDLYDYCVKILHGLVQDETQFVYITQLDKEDDPFDESVWPKCNKLWTEETLNSLRANARKAKEMGGEELRNFLTKDLNVWYQFTDDQYMNLEKWKECESDRTLEDMRGKTAVAGLDLSSGGDLTSLSLVFPYLNDSGERKYYVYSHSFIPKNRVEEHIKTDRAPYDIWIRDKLLTITETLGGVKTDYKYIISHLKKLIEEYEIDLELICYDPHNASAFLYDLEQLGYDTLSITQSAKSLNDATVDFRLEVEAENVEYDKKNKLLTWSVANAKTVSNSFGEIKINKDLKTKRIDSVDAVIDAWKEAMKQETDLNQYMDDNYLERLGW; encoded by the coding sequence ATGATTGTGGATAGAGCCACTCAGTATGCTAGAAATGTAATTGAAGGACGTGAGATTGCAGGAGAACTTGAAAAACTTGCTTGTAAACGACACTTAAACGATTTGGAAAGGCAAGGAACTAAAGAATTTCCTTACATATGGGATGTTGAGCAAGCTAATGAAATACTAGACTTTGCAGAAACATTGACACTTGCAGAAGGTGATGAACCTGCACCACTAAAACTGTATGATTTCCAATGTTTTATGTTTGGTAGCTGGAATGGTTGGCTCACATTGGAAGGACATAGACGTTTTAGAACCAGTTATGTACAATTGGCAAGACAACAAGGTAAATCATTAGGTAATGCTGTACCGTCATTATATTACGGCAATTTTACCACCTATCAGTACCCACAACTATACACAGTTGCCACAAAAGAGCAGCAAGCAAAAATAGTATTGAAAGAGTGTTATAAATTTATCAATGCTGATAAAGAATTAAGTGGTACTAAAGTTGAAAAGGGTTTGTTTACCATTAAGGACTATAAATCTGAAATTGAATGTAACCTCACTAATGGATTAATTAAAGCATTAGGTAGAGATACAGATACAATTGACGGTTTTAGGCCTTATTTTGCGTCTGTAGATGAGTATCACAAGCACAAAACAAACCAGATGTACAAGTTACTTTCTGATGGCACAAAGAAATTAAAATCCTGTCTTGTTTCAGTTATAACCACTGCTGGTTTTGAACTTACTTCACCGTGTAAAGACTTATATGATTATTGTGTAAAGATTCTCCACGGATTAGTGCAAGATGAAACACAATTTGTTTACATAACGCAATTAGATAAGGAAGATGATCCATTTGATGAAAGTGTATGGCCAAAATGCAATAAATTATGGACAGAAGAAACATTAAATAGTTTACGAGCAAATGCACGAAAAGCAAAGGAAATGGGAGGAGAAGAGTTAAGAAACTTCCTAACAAAAGATTTAAATGTTTGGTATCAATTCACAGATGACCAATACATGAACTTGGAGAAATGGAAAGAATGCGAATCTGATAGAACATTAGAAGATATGCGTGGTAAAACGGCTGTTGCGGGATTGGATTTAAGTTCCGGAGGGGATCTTACTTCGTTGAGTCTAGTCTTTCCTTATCTCAATGATTCAGGAGAAAGAAAATACTACGTTTATTCCCATTCATTTATACCTAAAAATCGAGTAGAAGAACATATTAAAACAGATCGTGCACCTTATGATATTTGGATACGAGACAAATTGCTAACCATAACGGAAACATTAGGCGGTGTAAAGACAGATTATAAGTACATAATTTCTCATTTGAAAAAACTAATTGAAGAATACGAGATTGATTTAGAGCTGATTTGTTATGACCCACATAATGCATCGGCTTTTTTATATGACTTAGAACAACTTGGATATGACACTTTATCCATTACACAATCTGCAAAAAGTTTAAATGATGCTACTGTTGATTTTCGTTTAGAAGTGGAAGCGGAAAATGTTGAGTATGACAAAAAGAACAAACTATTAACTTGGTCTGTAGCTAATGCAAAAACGGTTTCAAATTCATTTGGTGAAATCAAAATTAATAAAGATTTGAAAACAAAACGGATTGACTCAGTGGATGCTGTCATAGACGCATGGAAAGAGGCAATGAAACAGGAAACGGATTTGAATCAATACATGGATGACAACTACTTAGAGCGCTTAGGATGGTAA
- a CDS encoding phage portal protein, whose amino-acid sequence MLGLKDFFNRFSPSNIKNSVSLNSDEFLKMLGLDSSISSNKLSEVTYFTCLRLLSESLSKLPLKMYQEIERGTIKAPNHNLNHLLKRPNPYMTPSTFWSTVELNRNHHGNSFVYIAGTAKPESLWILPSDQVQIWIDNAGWFKQKNAIWYIYTDTNTGKMYKFRHDEILHFKTSVSLDGISGLAVKDILKVNIENGQRTSSYLNNYYKNGLMGKAIVYYTGDLSKGNAKKMAAKIEDFASGTDNAGKVIPLPVGFELKPLNISMTDSQFLEISKYTALQIAGAFGIKPSMINNYDKGNYANVETQQRDFYVNTLLHILKSYEEEITFKLLSNQDIRDGYKLKFNANAILRADFKTQIDGIVKGVVSGVYTPNEGREMVDLPPIEGGDEAIVNGTFIKLKNVGQQYGVKGGDNNNEVDEDQE is encoded by the coding sequence ATGTTGGGATTAAAGGATTTTTTTAACCGATTTTCCCCTAGTAATATAAAAAATTCAGTTAGTTTAAATTCTGACGAGTTTTTGAAAATGTTGGGGTTAGATTCAAGTATTTCGTCAAACAAATTAAGTGAAGTCACCTATTTTACTTGTTTAAGGTTACTTAGTGAGAGTTTGAGTAAGCTTCCACTCAAAATGTACCAGGAGATAGAAAGGGGAACAATTAAAGCGCCTAACCATAATTTAAACCATCTACTTAAAAGGCCTAATCCTTACATGACACCAAGTACATTTTGGTCAACTGTTGAATTGAATCGTAATCATCATGGTAACAGTTTTGTGTATATTGCTGGTACTGCAAAGCCTGAAAGTTTATGGATATTGCCAAGTGATCAGGTGCAAATATGGATTGATAATGCAGGGTGGTTCAAACAAAAAAATGCTATCTGGTATATCTACACTGATACTAACACTGGAAAGATGTACAAGTTTAGGCACGATGAGATACTTCATTTTAAAACATCGGTTAGTTTAGATGGAATCAGTGGTTTAGCTGTAAAAGACATCTTAAAAGTTAATATTGAGAATGGACAGCGTACAAGTAGTTATTTAAATAATTACTATAAAAATGGATTGATGGGGAAAGCAATTGTTTATTACACAGGTGACTTGAGTAAAGGTAATGCTAAAAAGATGGCAGCAAAAATTGAAGACTTTGCATCTGGAACAGATAACGCCGGAAAGGTCATACCTCTTCCTGTCGGATTCGAGTTGAAACCACTAAACATTAGTATGACCGATTCTCAGTTTTTAGAAATTAGCAAATACACTGCTTTACAAATTGCAGGAGCATTTGGGATAAAACCGTCAATGATCAACAACTATGATAAGGGTAATTATGCTAACGTGGAGACTCAACAAAGAGATTTTTACGTTAACACATTATTACATATCCTCAAATCATATGAAGAGGAAATTACATTTAAGTTACTTTCCAATCAAGACATTCGAGATGGCTATAAATTGAAGTTTAATGCAAATGCAATCCTTCGTGCAGACTTTAAGACGCAAATTGACGGAATTGTAAAAGGAGTAGTTAGTGGTGTTTATACGCCTAACGAAGGTAGGGAAATGGTAGACTTACCTCCAATCGAAGGTGGTGATGAAGCTATTGTAAATGGAACCTTTATCAAGTTAAAGAATGTTGGTCAACAGTATGGTGTGAAAGGTGGTGATAACAATAATGAAGTGGATGAAGATCAAGAATGA
- a CDS encoding head maturation protease, ClpP-related yields the protein MKWMKIKNETNESVDFYIYGDIVSDTDWKWDDSDVMPKEIRELLDNHVGKKINLYVNSGGGSVFSGLSMLNMLKRAREKGSYITAYVDGLAGSIASVLIFGANKIYCPSNSYIMIHRAWTGMYGNATDFLKMAEDLEKIDEGILNTYKDNLREGVDIETIKEMVDKETWLTGEDASKYFNIEVVEENKAVACASDYFKEYKNMPNEVLENVQTPEKVLDSKNKQNDEEVQIQIEALKLELELI from the coding sequence ATGAAGTGGATGAAGATCAAGAATGAAACTAATGAATCCGTGGATTTTTACATTTATGGTGACATTGTTTCTGATACAGATTGGAAATGGGATGACAGCGATGTAATGCCAAAGGAAATTAGAGAATTGTTGGATAACCATGTAGGTAAAAAGATAAACTTGTATGTCAACTCGGGAGGAGGGTCAGTTTTCTCCGGACTTTCAATGCTGAATATGTTGAAACGTGCAAGAGAAAAAGGTAGTTACATAACTGCATATGTGGATGGACTTGCTGGAAGTATTGCAAGTGTATTAATATTTGGCGCAAATAAGATTTATTGTCCGTCTAATTCTTACATAATGATCCATCGAGCATGGACTGGAATGTATGGAAACGCTACTGATTTTCTAAAAATGGCAGAAGACTTAGAGAAAATCGATGAGGGAATCTTAAATACATACAAGGATAATTTAAGGGAAGGCGTTGACATTGAAACCATTAAAGAGATGGTGGATAAAGAAACATGGCTTACAGGCGAGGATGCAAGTAAATACTTTAACATCGAAGTTGTAGAAGAAAATAAAGCAGTTGCATGTGCTTCTGATTATTTCAAGGAGTACAAGAATATGCCTAATGAAGTGTTGGAAAATGTACAAACGCCTGAAAAAGTATTAGATAGTAAAAACAAGCAAAATGATGAAGAGGTGCAAATTCAAATTGAAGCATTGAAGTTGGAACTGGAATTAATCTAG
- a CDS encoding phage major capsid protein, which produces MPKELRELLNKINTKKEEAKALLTEKKLEEAKALTTEIKTLQEEYEVAATVYEETKNLVPDEPQAKQAATDLSLAFAKAVVGKASEEEFKNLMQEGAPEKGGVTVPKDVQTRIIELQRKSFDIRNYINVEPVSTFKGSRPIEANQPEAVGFASVDEGAAIQKLHEPEFDELEYAIRKYAGFIPLTNELLDDTAENILAYIIRWMAKNELNTYNYQFFNGTGNKSSEGIMVTNALEDAKVEVDFTGTPNSVIKKFKTTFNVDLEDIDSDSMVIMTNATGYDFIDGLEDKQGKPYLQPDVTKASGYSFLGKEIVKVPSKFLQNVTEGEEERTPFVVGDLNLLYTMFDRKQMSVESSKIGGTAWREDKTEVKGIFRFDGRVVDDESVRILLAKLA; this is translated from the coding sequence ATGCCAAAAGAATTACGGGAACTATTAAATAAGATCAATACTAAAAAAGAAGAAGCAAAAGCATTATTAACTGAAAAGAAATTAGAGGAGGCAAAAGCATTAACAACTGAAATCAAGACTTTACAAGAAGAATATGAAGTTGCAGCGACGGTTTACGAAGAAACTAAAAACCTAGTTCCAGATGAGCCTCAAGCAAAACAAGCAGCTACAGATTTATCATTAGCATTTGCTAAAGCAGTTGTTGGTAAAGCATCAGAGGAAGAATTTAAGAATCTAATGCAAGAAGGCGCTCCAGAAAAAGGTGGAGTTACAGTACCTAAAGATGTACAAACTCGAATCATTGAGTTACAACGTAAGTCTTTTGATATTCGTAACTACATCAATGTTGAGCCAGTTAGTACCTTTAAAGGATCTCGCCCAATTGAAGCAAACCAACCAGAAGCGGTAGGATTTGCATCTGTTGACGAAGGAGCGGCTATCCAAAAGTTACATGAACCTGAGTTCGATGAATTAGAATATGCAATCCGTAAGTATGCAGGTTTTATTCCACTTACGAATGAATTGCTTGATGATACTGCTGAAAATATCTTAGCTTATATCATCCGTTGGATGGCAAAGAACGAATTAAATACATACAACTATCAATTCTTTAACGGTACTGGCAATAAATCTTCTGAGGGAATCATGGTTACTAATGCGCTAGAAGATGCAAAAGTAGAAGTTGATTTTACTGGTACTCCTAACTCTGTCATCAAAAAGTTTAAAACAACTTTTAATGTTGATTTAGAAGACATTGATAGTGACAGCATGGTGATCATGACAAATGCTACAGGTTATGATTTCATTGATGGACTAGAAGACAAACAAGGTAAACCTTATTTACAACCTGACGTAACTAAAGCATCTGGTTATAGTTTCTTAGGTAAAGAGATTGTTAAAGTTCCAAGTAAGTTTTTACAAAATGTTACTGAAGGAGAAGAAGAAAGAACTCCATTTGTAGTAGGTGACTTAAACTTACTTTACACAATGTTTGATCGGAAGCAAATGAGTGTTGAGTCCTCTAAAATTGGTGGAACAGCATGGAGAGAAGATAAAACAGAAGTTAAAGGAATCTTTAGATTTGACGGACGAGTAGTAGATGATGAGTCTGTTAGAATCCTACTTGCTAAATTAGCATAA
- a CDS encoding head-tail connector protein produces the protein MILDLVKQYSRVDFKEDDLLLSSLISQAEEYIKNATGHEVTYERELEKLAVCLLVNHYYDERGIVSHQQVNKLPHSIESVLQQLEFCYE, from the coding sequence GTGATATTGGACTTAGTAAAACAATACTCACGAGTAGATTTTAAAGAGGATGACTTACTGTTATCCTCTTTAATTTCTCAAGCTGAAGAGTACATAAAAAACGCAACAGGCCATGAGGTCACATATGAGCGTGAATTAGAAAAGTTGGCAGTTTGTTTATTAGTAAATCACTATTACGATGAACGAGGTATTGTAAGCCACCAACAAGTTAATAAACTTCCACACTCCATTGAATCTGTACTTCAACAACTGGAGTTTTGTTATGAATAG
- a CDS encoding phage head closure protein: MNSGKLNRPISIKEEQSISDGGGGQTTQDVLIVDKTWGNIATLSGREQWQAQQMEAQVSHKVTIRYRNGIKRTQFVLYKERKFEIQYIFNPNESNTWLELYCIERM, encoded by the coding sequence ATGAATAGTGGAAAATTAAACAGACCTATTTCCATTAAAGAGGAACAAAGTATATCAGATGGTGGTGGAGGACAAACAACTCAAGATGTACTAATTGTTGATAAAACATGGGGAAACATTGCTACGTTGAGTGGCCGGGAACAGTGGCAAGCCCAACAAATGGAGGCACAAGTATCTCATAAAGTTACTATTAGATATCGTAATGGTATTAAACGGACTCAATTTGTTTTATACAAGGAGAGGAAGTTTGAAATCCAGTATATTTTTAATCCAAATGAAAGCAATACATGGCTTGAGTTGTATTGTATTGAAAGAATGTGA
- a CDS encoding HK97-gp10 family putative phage morphogenesis protein encodes MSKPSITVNVEGVGATVTSIGLFNMELRKDLIATVRSTSRAIQQDGKANAPVSKTPKSRGRSGDLRRSIRPKYFDGGLSSTVVPRKPRGSHRHLVAYGTQRRVNKSGANRGRMPKNPFMEKAQENNERKYNNEVRRIVEHDKTI; translated from the coding sequence ATGAGTAAACCATCTATTACAGTAAATGTTGAAGGTGTAGGTGCGACAGTTACTTCGATAGGATTGTTTAATATGGAGTTAAGAAAAGACTTAATTGCAACCGTAAGAAGCACCTCTAGAGCAATACAACAAGATGGAAAAGCAAATGCGCCAGTATCTAAGACACCTAAATCAAGAGGTCGAAGTGGTGATTTAAGAAGGTCTATACGCCCGAAATATTTTGATGGTGGGTTGTCCTCAACTGTCGTTCCAAGAAAACCAAGAGGATCTCATCGCCATTTAGTTGCATATGGAACACAACGAAGAGTTAATAAAAGTGGAGCAAATAGAGGTAGAATGCCTAAAAATCCATTTATGGAAAAAGCGCAAGAGAATAACGAAAGAAAATACAACAATGAGGTTAGGAGAATAGTTGAACATGACAAAACTATATGA